The sequence below is a genomic window from Candidatus Acidulodesulfobacterium acidiphilum.
CGGCTTAAAATTAACCGGTTCTGATAATTTAGAGAATTCCGGAAAAGTTTTATGCGAATTGACCGTCGTGGTAACTCACGGCAAAGACGATACCGAGGGCGTCGTTTCAAAATACAAAGAAGCCGGCGTTAATCTTGTATCCGGAAATTTCAGCGGAGTATCGGAGGCGAGAAACATAGGCGCAGCCGCTTCCGCCGGCGACGTTTTCTTGTTTTTAGACGCAGACACTCTTTTAAGCGACGGTTTTATAAAAAGACTCGACGACTTTAAAAATCAGACCGATTTTATCGGAACGTCTAAGCTCCTGCCCGATATTAATACGTTTAAAGCGCGTATTTTTATGTTCGGCAATAATATAGCCCATATAATAACCAAAACCTCTATGGCTTTAATATTCTGTCACAGGGACGTCTATAAAAAAGTCGGCGGTTTCGACGAAAGGATGCAGGCAGGCGAAGACCTTAAATTTATAAATTTAGCGGTAAAAAACAAATTCGGCAGTTTTAAATATTTGGGAGATATAAGCGCCGTTACGTCGATGAGAAGATTTGAAATTAACGGATATTTCAAAACCGCCATAGAATGGATGGGCGGATATTTTTTTAAACCGCCGGAACATTACGACGTTGTTAGATAACTATATGAAAGTATTAGTAGCTATACCGACTTATAACGAAAAAGAAAATATAAGCCGGATGTTAAATTCCGTTTTAAGTATCAACGAAACGATAAAAACTGCAACCAATTCCAATACCTTACCTTTAGACGTTAACGTTTTAATAATAGACGACAATTCCCCAGACGGCACCGCAAAAATCGTTAAAGAATATATTAGTTCGCGCAAGCGGCTAAGCGCAAATGCTGAAGTCAATCCAAACATAAATATAAACGAAAGCGTAGATAAAAATACGAACTTAATTCCAAGCAATGCCGTAAATAACGAAGAAAGAGTTTTTATTATAGAACGCGAGAAAAAACTCGGACTTGGAACGGCTTATGTAGCGGCGTTTAATTTTGCTTTAGACAACGGTTACGACTACGTCGTTACCATAGATTGCGATTTTTCGCACAATCCTGAAGAAATTGCCGGATTTATCAGCCTTGCGCAATCCGAAAAATGCGGGATGATAGTCGGTTCGCGTTATTTCGGCGGAGTACGGGTAATTAACTGGAGTATGAAAAGACTATTAATTTCATATTTTGCAAATATTTATGCAAAATTTATTACCGGCGTTAAAATCACCGATTTGACCGGCGGTTTTAATATGTACGACGTAAACTGCCTGAAAAAAATAAATTTGGACG
It includes:
- a CDS encoding polyprenol monophosphomannose synthase, with protein sequence MKVLVAIPTYNEKENISRMLNSVLSINETIKTATNSNTLPLDVNVLIIDDNSPDGTAKIVKEYISSRKRLSANAEVNPNININESVDKNTNLIPSNAVNNEERVFIIEREKKLGLGTAYVAAFNFALDNGYDYVVTIDCDFSHNPEEIAGFISLAQSEKCGMIVGSRYFGGVRVINWSMKRLLISYFANIYAKFITGVKITDLTGGFNMYDVNCLKKINLDGISSRGYAFQIEMKYRMIKEGKCSFKEYPIIFYERTYGKSKMSKGIIFEAFFKVIKLRLGLFK
- a CDS encoding glycosyltransferase, whose product is MVSIIIPAHEEEKYIGISIERLLSQSGTVFLKKDEKNGLKLTGSDNLENSGKVLCELTVVVTHGKDDTEGVVSKYKEAGVNLVSGNFSGVSEARNIGAAASAGDVFLFLDADTLLSDGFIKRLDDFKNQTDFIGTSKLLPDINTFKARIFMFGNNIAHIITKTSMALIFCHRDVYKKVGGFDERMQAGEDLKFINLAVKNKFGSFKYLGDISAVTSMRRFEINGYFKTAIEWMGGYFFKPPEHYDVVR